A genomic segment from Aegilops tauschii subsp. strangulata cultivar AL8/78 chromosome 1, Aet v6.0, whole genome shotgun sequence encodes:
- the LOC109766958 gene encoding uncharacterized protein, whose protein sequence is MASQQSLPPPPPPPKKKKSPPPAPTTICALGDDLLREVFLCLPSLPSLVRASLTCTPFLRAVRSSPAFRRRFRDLHPPQLLGIFLNIHDPALPAFAPTRRRSDVDHAAAICGADVFFTLLPEDDKDFDPEWTIEDCRDGYVILVNWQIKKMAVYDPLTRALDLFAVPPEEVCSNMYVEFHMLASECHRQFRIVSVAHERRGAQAAVLSSLIRYQRVAGFPVFGGCQPAGRWFGWYNGEWVCLLDICKRIQYPCAERCHTAILGNQSAAAYGRTRGI, encoded by the coding sequence ATGGCCTCTCAGCaatccctgccgccgccgccgccgcctccgaagaagaagaaatccCCGCCACCCGCTCCCACCACCATATGCGCCCTCGGCGACGACCTTCTGCGCGAGGTATTCCTCTGCCTCCCCTCCCTCCCGAGCCTCGTCCGCGCCTCCCTCACCTGCACTCCCTTCCTCCGCGCCGTCCGCTCCTCGCCCGCATTCCGCCGCCGGTTCCGCGACCTCCACCCACCCCAGCTCCTAGGAATCTTCCTCAACATCCACGACCCCGCCTTGCCAGCCTTCGCGcccacccgccgccgctccgaCGTGGACCACGCCGCCGCCATCTGCGGCGCCGATGTCTTTTTTACTCTACTCCCTGAAGACGATAAGGACTTCGATCCGGAGTGGACAATAGAAGACTGCCGCGATGGATATGTCATTCTCGTCAACTGGCAAATCAAGAAAATGGCCGTCTACGATCCCCTCACACGGGCTCTGGATCTCTTCGCCGTGCCACCGGAGGAGGTCTGCAGCAACATGTACGTCGAGTTCCACATGCTCGCCTCTGAATGCCACAGGCAGTTCCGCATTGTCTCTGTCGCTCATGAAAGGCGGGGGGCGCAAGCTGCCGTGCTCTCATCTCTCATCAGATACCAGAGAGTGGCAGGTTTTCCCGTTTTCGGAGGATGCCAGCCCGCCGGACGATGGTTTGGGTGGTACAATGGTGAATGGGTCTGTTTATTGGACATTTGCAAGCGGATCCAATATCCGTGTGCTGAACGCTGCCACACTGCGATTCTCGGAAATCAATCCGCCGCTGCATATGGAAGGACAAGGGGAATTTAA
- the LOC109766964 gene encoding uncharacterized protein, whose protein sequence is MASQQPPPPPPKEKKSPPPAPTTICALGDDLLREVFLCLPSLPSLVCASLTCTPFLRAVRSSPAFRRRFRDLHPPQLLGIFLNIHDPALPAFGPIRRRSDVDHAAAIRGADVFLTLLPEDDKDADREWSMEDCRDGYVVLVNWEIKQMAVYDPLTRALDLFSTPPDEICSDMHVEFHMLASEECHGQFRIVSVCHEEWGAQAAVFSSDTREWQVFPFSEDDHCNHDGTMVNGFVYWTFTSGANILVLNTATLQFSQINPPLHMEGKGEFKPGETKDGKLCLVCTVRFTLVVWVWGPDDDDVDRWILDKAFPMQDAITLHDDCALNVVAIIGGLVYFSTSCQRHSNSCFFMSFCLETEELNKLCPVTPCSIRSYPYIMAFPPSLICNKVNPQPEGA, encoded by the coding sequence ATGGCCTCTCAGcaacctccgccgccgccgccgaaggagaAGAAATCCCCGCCACCCGCTCCCACCACCATATGCGCCCTCGGCGACGACCTTCTGCGCGAGGTATTCCTCTGCCTCCCCTCCCTCCCGAGCCTCGTCTGCGCCTCCCTCACCTGCACTCCCTTCCTCCGCGCCGTCCGCTCGTCGCCTGCATTCCGCCGCCGGTTCCGCGACCTCCACCCACCACAGCTCCTAGGAATCTTCCTCAACATCCACGACCCCGCCTTGCCAGCCTTCGGGCCCATCCGCCGCCGCTCCGACGTGGACCACGCCGCCGCCATCCGCGGCGCCGATGTCTTCCTTACCCTGCTCCCCGAAGACGATAAGGACGCCGATCGCGAGTGGTCAATGGAAGACTGCCGCGACGGATATGTCGTTCTCGTCAACTGGGAAATCAAGCAAATGGCTGTCTACGATCCCCTCACACGGGCCCTGGATCTCTTCTCCACGCCACCGGACGAGATCTGCAGCGACATGCACGTTGAGTTCCACATGCTCGCCTCTGAAGAATGCCACGGGCAGTTCCGCATTGTCTCTGTCTGTCATGAAGAATGGGGGGCGCAAGCTGCCGTGTTCTCATCAGATACCAGAGAGTGGCAGGTTTTCCCGTTTTCAGAGGATGATCACTGCAATCACGATGGTACAATGGTGAATGGGTTTGTCTATTGGACATTTACAAGCGGAGCCAATATCCTTGTGCTGAATACGGCTACACTGCAATTCTCGCAAATCAATCCGCCGCTGCATATGGAAGGGAAAGGGGAATTTAAGCCTGGCGAGACCAAGGATGGGAAGCTCTGTTTGGTTTGCACGGTTAGATTCACGCTTGTTGTCTGGGTCTGGGGACCGGATGATGACGACGTTGATAGATGGATCCTGGATAAGGCATTTCCGATGCAGGATGCAATTACTCTGCATGATGATTGTGCTCTCAATGTTGTGGCGATTATCGGTGGTTTGGTGTATTTTTCTACTTCTTGTCAGAGGCATTCGAATTCTTGCTTTTTCATGTCCTTCTGCCTTGAAACAGAGGAGCTGAATAAGCTCTGCCCTGTCACTCCCTGCTCTATTCGTTCATATCCGTACATCATGGCGTTCCCTCCTTCATTGATATGCAATAAGGTGAACCCTCAACCTGAAGGAGCTTGA